In the Candidatus Eisenbacteria bacterium genome, GGGATCGCTCGCGGCGAGCTCGGTCAGGGTCTGGCCGTAGACCTCCGTGTAGGTCGGAGCGGACGGCTTCTTGGCACTGGTGCCGGTGAGCTTGTCGAAGGAGCTCACGCCATGGAATTTCCGCGCGTCCTCCTCGGCGAACCGGTACCCCTTTCCCTTTCGGGTCAGCGTGTGGAGAAGCACCGGCCCCTTGATCACCTTCAGGTGTTTCAAGACTTCGATCAGGGTGGGCAGGTCGTGCCCGTCGATCGGCCCGTAGTACTTGAAGCCGAACTCCTCGAAGAGGATGTTCGGGAGCACGAGATTCTTCATGCTCTCCTTGATCCGGCGAACGAGCTTCCGCGCCTTTCCCCCCGCGGGCACCTTGCCCAAGAGCTCCCACACGTCGATCTCGAGCCGACGATAGACCGGCGCCGAGGTGATCCGCGTGAGGTAGCGCGCGATCGCGCCCACGTTGGGGGAGATCGACATGGAGTTGTCGTTCAGGACGACGAGGAGGTCGGTCGCGACCACGCCGGCTTGATTCAACCCCTCGAATGCGAGGCCGCCCGTCAGGGCGCCGTCCCCTACGACGGCGATCACCTTGTGTTCCTCGCGCTTCAAGTCACGGGCGCAGGCGAACCCCAGGGCCGCCGAGATCGCGGTCGAAGCGTGGGCGGTGCCGAACGGATCGTAGGCGCTCTCCACCCGGCGCGGAAACCCCGAGAGGCCCCCTTCCTTCCGAATGGTGTCGAACCGGTCGTTTCGGCCCGTGAGGATCTTGTGTCCGTACGACTGGTGTCCGACGTCCCAGATCAGGATGTCGCGCGGGGTGTCGAAGACGGAATGCAGCGCGAGCGTCAGCTCGACGGTGCCCAGGCTGGGCGCCAGGTGGCCGCCGTTGGCGGAGACCACATGGACGATTCGCTCCCGCATCTCCTCGGCGAGCTCGACCAGCGCCTCGAGAGACAGCCCCTTCAGGTCCTCGGGGGTGCGTACGGAATCGAGATGACGGGTGCTCACGGGCCTCCCGGTGGGCGGAAGATGGCCATCGAGAACAGGACGCCGATGATGGCTCCGACGAGCACTTCGAGCGGCGTATGCCCCAGGAGCTCTCGCAAGCGATCGTGGGGCGGCCCCGGAAGCTGGATGTGCTCGTGCAGGATGCGGTTCAAGAGCGTCGCTTGACGGCCCGCCGCGCGCCTCAGGCCCGCGGCGTCATACATGACAATGAGGCTGAAGAATACGACCACGTTGAACAGGACGGAATCGAAGCCTTCCAAGAGCCCGACACAGGTGCTGAGCGCCGACACCGACGCTGCATGCGAGCTAGGCATCCCTCCCGTCTCAACAAAGCGCCTCACGTTGATTTTCTTCTCTCGCAGGAGGAACGTCAACACCTTGCTCAGCTGCACCAGGAGCCCGCACGCGAGGGCATGAACGAGGGGGTTGTTGGCCGCCGTCATGGGCATCCTCCGCCTAGCTCGTGCGTTTCTCGAGGAACTCGGTCAGCGATTCGAACTCCGCCGCGCGACGGCCCAGACCGCGCGCGATCCGCCTGGCCTCGCGGAGCAACCGTTCCGATTCCCCCTCGGCGCGCTCCACGCCGACCGCCGCCGGCGCCGTCGCCTTTCCGCGCGCCCGGTCGGAGCCGACGGCTTTGCCGATCTTCTTCCGGCTCGAGCGGACGTTGAGGAGATCGTCTCCGATCTGAAACGCGAGCCCGACGCGCGAGCCGTAGTCGCTGAAGCGGCGCTTGAGCGCGGGCGTCGCTCCTCCGATCTCCGCCCCGAGGAGAAGCGATCCGCGGATCAGCATCGCCGTCTTGCGGGCGTGCATCGCGAGGACGCGCTTCAGCGGGAGCCGCTTCCCCTCCGACAGGAGATCCATCGCCTGCCCGCCGATCATGCCCCCCGTCCCGGTCGCCTCGGTGACGATCCGGATCAGCGCCCGCGGGTCTCTGGCCCGGCCCAGAGGCGACGACGCCAGGGTTTGAAAGCCGAGCGCCAGGAGCGCGTCGCCGGCCAGGATCGCCATACCTTCTCCGAACACGACGTGGTTGGAAGGACGCCCTCGCCGCCAATCGTCGTCGTCCATGCCGGGCAGGTCATCGTGGATCAGACTGAACGTGTGAATCATCTCGAGCGCCACCGCGGCCGGAACCGCGGGCGCACTGGTGCCCAGGATCGATTCACAGGCGAGAAGGCAGAGCGCGGGCCTCAGGCGCTTCCCTCCCGCGAAGACGCTGTACCGGATCGCGGCGTGCAGGGGGCGAGGCTCCTCGCGTGCGGGCGGGAGCCGGGCATCCAGCGCCGAGTCGATGCGGCGCCGGGCGCGGTCGAGGTAGCGTTCAAAAAGGGAGCTCGTCGGCTCCACGCTCCTCCTCATCGAGCCCCGGCTCGGCCTCCGCGAGCGCCGCGCCCTCCTGGGTCAGGCGCTGAATCCGTTGTTCCGCCTGGCCGAGGACGGCCGTGCACTGCTTCACGAGCCTGATCCCCTCTTCGAACGCTCGAATCGACTCCTCGAGCGAGAGATCCCCGCGCTCGAGACGCAAGACCAGCTCTTCCAGCCGCTCCATCATCTGCTCGAAGGAGGGGCCCTCGGCCGCCGGATTCACCCCCGGCTCGGCTCCCTTTCGCTTCATGGCGTCTCCTCGTCGGCCCCGGGGGCATAGGGCTCAACCCGCGTCACGCGCGCCCCCGCCCGCGCGTCGTAGAACTGCACTTCGATGGGGTCGCTCTCCCTGAGCCCCGCGCCGCGCTTTAGGAGGATGCCCTGCCCCTCGCTCCATACGAGGGCGTAGCCGCGTTCGAGCACGCGGTGGTGGTCGAACGAATCGAGGAGCCTTGCCTGGCTTTGGATCCGCTCGCGTTGGCGCGAAAGACGGGAGGTGACCGTCTGCAGCGCGCGACGGCGGATCGCCTCGATCCGATCGCGGGCGCGGGCGAAGGAGCGGCTCGGCGCGTGGCTGCGAAGCCGCTCGGTCAGCACCTCGGTCCGGCGGCGGCGGGAGATCACCCATCCGCTGAGCGCGCGCGAGAACCGGTCCTGGTACTGATCCAGCGATTGAAGCCCTTCTTGGATGCGGCGCTCGGGACGCTTGAGCGCGTGGTGGTGCTCGAGCGCGCGAAGGTGCGTGCGCGCCTGGCCGATCTGGCCGAGGATCCGGTTGAGGGCGTGCCGGCTCATATCGAGCAGCGTGCGCCGGATGTCTTCCAGATCCTTCAATATCTCCTGGCCTGCGTGGCTGGGGGTGGCGACGCGCAGATCCGCGGCGAGATCGGCGAGCGTGAAATCCACCTCATGCCCCACGGCGGAGACCACCGGAATCCGCGACGCGACGATGGCGCGCACGACCGCCTCCTCGTTGAAGGCCCAGAGGTCCTGGGGGGAGCCTCCCCCGCGGCCGACCACGATCACGTCGACCAACCCCCACGCGTTCATTCGCCCGAGGGCGGCCGCGATCTCCTGAGCGGCACCGTCCCCCTGGACGCGCGTGTCGACGACGGTGATCGACGCGTAGGGCGCCCGGGTCCGAATGACCCGGACCATGTCCTGGAGCGCCGCCCCGGAAACCGATGTCACGATCCCGATTCGCGTCGGGTACCGCGGGAGGCTGCGCTTCCGCTCCGGCGCAAAGAGCCCCTCGGCCTGAAGCTTCCGCTTCAGCGCCTCGAATCGGGCCTGCAGCGCGCCGTAGCCCACCGGCTCGACCCGGAGGGCGCGGATCTGGTAGTTCCCCTGCTTCGGATAGACCGTGACTTCGCCTTCCACCTGGACCGCGATCCCGTCTTGCAGCGCGTCTCGAGCGGGCGCCGCTTGGCTCGCGAAAAGCACGACGCGGATCTCGGAGAGCTCATCTTTGAGGGAGAAATACACGTGCCCGCTCGTGTGCTTGCGGAGGCCCGTCACCTCTCCCTGGACGAGGACCACGCCGAATCGGTCCTCGAGGAGATTCTTGATGCCCTGGGTGAGCTCGGAGACGGTGAACACCCGGTCCGGACGTCCCGGTGCCGGCAGCGGAAGGACTCGGCCCCGCGGATTCATCCCGCTCCCTCCTGTGCCTCCACGGCGTCGGCGAGATTGCGAAGCAGGAACGCCACCGTCATCGGTCCGACCCCGCCCGGAACCGGGGTCACCGCCGACGCGACCGGGCGGACCGAGTCCATATCCACGTCGCCCTCGAAGCGCGGACCGCCTGGATCGGGGGTGGGGATCGGGTGAATCCCGACGTCGATCACCACCGCGCCGGGCCGAACGTACTCGGAAGTTATGGCGCGGCGCCGTCCGATCGCGACGACCAGAATCTCTCCTTCCCGGGCTACGGACTTGAGATCTCGCGTCGCCGAGTGGCAGAGCGTGACGGTGGCGTTGAGGCCCGGGCTTCGCTCGGAGAGAAACACGGAGAGAGGGCGGCCCACGATGCGGCTTCTCCCGATCACCACGGCGCGCTTTCCGGCCAGGTCGCCGCAGTGCCGGCGCAGGAGCTCCAACACACCGAGCGGTGTCGCGGGCCGATGGGCGGGGAGCCCGTGCACCCAGCGCCCCACGTTCCGCGGATGAAGCCCGTCCACGTCCTTGATCGGGGCGATATCCTCGAGATAGAGGTCCTCATGAAGGTGCGATGGAAGCGGCAATTGCAAAATGATCCCGTGAATGTCGCGGTTCTCGCTCAGCCCGCGGAGCTTCGCGTGGAGCGCATCCTCGCTCGTGGTTCCGGGGAGGCGCTCCACGCTGGCGCGCACCCCCAGCTCTTGGGCGGCACGGCTCTTCGAGCGGACGTAGGGGTTTCCCGCCGGCGTTTCGCCCACCGTGACGATCGCCAATCCCGGCTGAACGCCTCGCGCCGCGATCCGGTCGAAGCGCTCCTTGGCCTGGGCCCTGATCTCCGCAGCCGCCTCCTTGCCCCAGAGAAGCGTCGCCGTCATGGTGTCCTTCACGACACTCCCGAACGACCCGTTGAGTCCAGGTTCATCGAGACCCGTTCGATGTGCCGGCAGTGCCCGGTTTCCTCGTCCACGTCGAGGTGGACGCCGTGGAGCTTCACATCGCCGGTGGCGGGCTCAAAGCGCGTGGGCAGCTGGGTGAGAAATTTTCGGATCGCCAATTCCTTCTGAACCCCGATGACCGACTCGTGCGGGCCGGTCATCCCGGCGTCCGTGATGTAACCCGTTCCATTCGGGAAGATCCGCTCATCGGCCGTCTGGACATGCGTGTGGGTTCCCACAATCGCCGAGACGCGTCCGTCCAGGTGCCAGCCGAGGGCGATTTTCTCCGCCGTCGCTTCCGCGTGGAAGTCGACGAAGATCACCTTGGCCTGGTCCTGCATCGCGGCGATCTCGCGGTCCGCGACCCGAAAGGGGCACTCGATGTCGTTCATGAAAACGCGTCCCATGAGGTTCAAGACGCCGACCGGAACGCCGCCGTGCGTCCGGAAGAGCCTAGCGCCGGTGCCCGGGACGCCGGGTGGATAGTTGTGCGGCCTCAAGAGAAGGGGCTCCTGATCCAAAATCGGGAGCACCTCCCTCCGATCCCAGATGTGATTCCCGCTGGTCATGCACTGGACACCGAGCGATTTCAACTCCTCCAGGATGTCCTTGGTGACGCCGAAGCCCGCGGCCGCATTCTCCACGTTCGCCACGAGAAAATCGATTCCCATCGAGGAGACGAGCTCGGGCAGGAGATCCCGTACGGCTCTCCGGCCCGGCGAGCCGAAGATATCCGCGATGAAGAGGATGTTCACGAGAAGCCCTAGCGGGCGTACTCCATCGCTCGCGTTTCGCGGATCACCACCACCTTGATTTGGCCGGGATACTGAAGCTCCTTTTCCACTTTGCGCGCGACGTCGGAGGCGAGCTGCAGCGCGCGCGAGTCGTCCACGTGTTTGGGTTCGACCATGATCCGAATCTCGCGCCCCGCCTGGATCGCGAAGGATTTCTCCACGCCCGGGAAGCTGTCCGCGATCTTCTCCAGCGCTTCGAGGCGCTTCACGTAGTTCTCGATGCTCTCGCGCCGCGCGCCGGGGCGCGCGCCTGAGACCGCGTCGGCAGCCATGACGAGAGCCGCGTAGAGGTTCTCCGCCGTGGGATCGTGATGGTGATACCCGACAGCCTTCACCACGTCCGGCGGCTCGCCGTACTTCTGCGCGAGATCCATGGAAATCTGGGCGTGCGCTCCTTCCACCTCGTGGGTCACGGCCTTGCCCAGATCGTGGAGAAGGCCCGACCGCTTGGCGATCTGGACGTCGAACCCGAGCTGGCCGGCGATCATGCCGCAGATCCAGGCCACCTCCTTCGAGTGCTGGAGGATGTTCTGGCCATAGGAGGTTCGGTACTGGAGCCTCCCGAGAAGCTTCACGATCTCGGGGTGGATCCCGTGAAGACCCACCTCCAGAACCGCCGCTTCCCCCAGCTCGATGATCTGCTCATCCAGCTCCTTCTGGACCTTCGCGACCACTTCCTCGATGCGGCCGGGGTGGATGCGTCCATCCGTGACGAGACGCTCGAGCGCGCGTTTCGCGACCTCGCGCCGCACCGGATCGAATCCGGATAGGATGACCGCTTCCGGCGTATCGTCGATGATGACGTCGATCCCGGTTACGGTCTCGAAGGCCCGAATGTTCCGCCCTTCACGGCCGATGATGCGCCCTTTCATCTCGTCGCTCGGCAGGTGGACCACGGAGACCGTGGACTCGGCGGAGTGATCGGCCGCGCAGCGCTGGATCGCGAGCGTGATGATCTCGCGGGCCTCGCGTTCGGCATTCCGGTTCAGATCCTCACGGATCTCCTGGAGCCGCTTCGCGGCCTCGGAGCGGGCCTCGTTTTCGAGATTGGTGATGAGCTGCTGCTTCGCCTCGTCGGCGGTCATACCGCTGATCCGCTGCAGGCGCGCATTCTGCTCGACCAGCACCCGCTGGAGCTCCTTGTCCCGCTCATCCACCTGGACGGTCTTCGTCTCCAGCTCCCGTTCGAGCCGTTTCTGATCGCGGTCTTTCTTGTCGAGGACCTCGGCGCGGCGGTTGAGGTTTCCTTCCTGCTCCTGGAGCTTCCGTTCGACCTGGAGCAGCTCGCTCTTCAGGGTTTGGGTTTCGCGGTCCAGTTTCGCCTTTTCTCGAAACCACTCGTCTTTGGCTTCGAGCAGGGCGCTCTTTTTCTGGTTCTCTGCCTCGCGTTCGGCCTCGCGGATGATCTTCTCGGCGAGTTGCTCGGCCCGGAGGACCTTGCCCTCTCCGATGCGCCGATGCGCAGTCCAGCCGAGGAAGAACGCCACCATGGCGGCGCCGAGCGCAAAGAGGATCGTAGCTAGCGGGGATAGCAGCATGTGAGTTCGACCTCCTTATATGAAAAAGCCCCGCCAATGCCGTGCACACGAGACTTTTGAACCTGGATTCTCCAGGTGGGCGCCCCAGCTTCGGGTTCGCGCCGCCCGCATGAGGCCGGGCTTCCGCTATGCCGAAGGTTCGGGCTCCCTGCTTTTGAGTCGTGGCTCAAAAATGCCTGGTGTATCACGTACATGGCAGGGCGCCTTACTGTCGCTTTCGTATCGTGTCCCCTACGAGATCCCTCCTCCTGGTCTGGAACGCGTCGCCGTTTCCTCGGTCAATCCTCGCGCAGGCAAGCGTCGAGGGCGGAGCCCAAGGTTCGGGCCTTGCCCTTCAGATCCGTCAAGAGCCGATCTTTCTCCGTTCGTTCCCGGAAGAGCTCATCGGCGATGTTGAGCGAGGTGAGGATCGCGATCTTGGCCGGGGACCCGGATGAGAGGCGGCGGTCGAGCTCGCGCATCTTGGCGTCGACGTAGGCCGCGACCTCACCGATGTATACCGGGTCGGCCCCCTTGATCTTGTATTCGCTTCCGAAGATCGTCACGCTGAGCGTGTCCGGTTCCGTTGCCATTGCGATTCCCTCGGATCTCTGGTTCGGCGACGGTCCTGGCCGGGAGGTGACGGGCCGGACCGAAGCAATTAGGCGTGTACCGCCTTCTCCAGAATGGACAGTTTGACCAACATCTCCTCGACGCGCCGGGCGATCGCGCGACGCTCGTCGAGGAGCGACGTGCGCTCCAGCTCGAGCGCATGAAGCTTCGGCTTCAGGTCCGACGAGCGTTCCTTTCCGACCGAGTTCTCCAGGACACGGACGCGCTCCTTGAGCTCGCGGTTATCCCGCTCCAGAGCGCGTTTCTCCTCGCGGAGCCGGTCCAGGAGCTTCGCGGCCGCCTGGATCTTTCGTTCCAGCTGGTCGAGTTCGGCGATCATGGTCATGGTCATGGTCGTCCCGCGGCGGTCGACTCCACGCCGCCCCTTAGGGTAGCACGCACGGTCGAGCCCAGCGCGCGGACGATATTCTGCACCGCTTCGTCGACTTCCCGATCTTGTAATGTGCGGTCGGGTGAACGAAATTCGAGCGCGTACGCCAGGCTCTTCTTGCCCGATCCGAGCTGCTCCCCCTCGAAAACGTCGAACAGCCTGACGCTCTCGAGGAGGCTCCCTCCGCTTCTCCGGATCGTCGCTTCCACCTCGCCGTGCAGCACCGCGCGGTCCACGA is a window encoding:
- a CDS encoding TIGR00282 family metallophosphoesterase; amino-acid sequence: MNILFIADIFGSPGRRAVRDLLPELVSSMGIDFLVANVENAAAGFGVTKDILEELKSLGVQCMTSGNHIWDRREVLPILDQEPLLLRPHNYPPGVPGTGARLFRTHGGVPVGVLNLMGRVFMNDIECPFRVADREIAAMQDQAKVIFVDFHAEATAEKIALGWHLDGRVSAIVGTHTHVQTADERIFPNGTGYITDAGMTGPHESVIGVQKELAIRKFLTQLPTRFEPATGDVKLHGVHLDVDEETGHCRHIERVSMNLDSTGRSGVS
- a CDS encoding polyprenyl synthetase family protein; protein product: MRRSVEPTSSLFERYLDRARRRIDSALDARLPPAREEPRPLHAAIRYSVFAGGKRLRPALCLLACESILGTSAPAVPAAVALEMIHTFSLIHDDLPGMDDDDWRRGRPSNHVVFGEGMAILAGDALLALGFQTLASSPLGRARDPRALIRIVTEATGTGGMIGGQAMDLLSEGKRLPLKRVLAMHARKTAMLIRGSLLLGAEIGGATPALKRRFSDYGSRVGLAFQIGDDLLNVRSSRKKIGKAVGSDRARGKATAPAAVGVERAEGESERLLREARRIARGLGRRAAEFESLTEFLEKRTS
- the rny gene encoding ribonuclease Y produces the protein MLLSPLATILFALGAAMVAFFLGWTAHRRIGEGKVLRAEQLAEKIIREAEREAENQKKSALLEAKDEWFREKAKLDRETQTLKSELLQVERKLQEQEGNLNRRAEVLDKKDRDQKRLERELETKTVQVDERDKELQRVLVEQNARLQRISGMTADEAKQQLITNLENEARSEAAKRLQEIREDLNRNAEREAREIITLAIQRCAADHSAESTVSVVHLPSDEMKGRIIGREGRNIRAFETVTGIDVIIDDTPEAVILSGFDPVRREVAKRALERLVTDGRIHPGRIEEVVAKVQKELDEQIIELGEAAVLEVGLHGIHPEIVKLLGRLQYRTSYGQNILQHSKEVAWICGMIAGQLGFDVQIAKRSGLLHDLGKAVTHEVEGAHAQISMDLAQKYGEPPDVVKAVGYHHHDPTAENLYAALVMAADAVSGARPGARRESIENYVKRLEALEKIADSFPGVEKSFAIQAGREIRIMVEPKHVDDSRALQLASDVARKVEKELQYPGQIKVVVIRETRAMEYAR
- the dxs gene encoding 1-deoxy-D-xylulose-5-phosphate synthase, with translation MSTRHLDSVRTPEDLKGLSLEALVELAEEMRERIVHVVSANGGHLAPSLGTVELTLALHSVFDTPRDILIWDVGHQSYGHKILTGRNDRFDTIRKEGGLSGFPRRVESAYDPFGTAHASTAISAALGFACARDLKREEHKVIAVVGDGALTGGLAFEGLNQAGVVATDLLVVLNDNSMSISPNVGAIARYLTRITSAPVYRRLEIDVWELLGKVPAGGKARKLVRRIKESMKNLVLPNILFEEFGFKYYGPIDGHDLPTLIEVLKHLKVIKGPVLLHTLTRKGKGYRFAEEDARKFHGVSSFDKLTGTSAKKPSAPTYTEVYGQTLTELAASDPSIVAITAAMPDGTGLAKFATAYPDRFHDVGIAEQHGTCFSAGLAAAGAKPFATIYSTFLQRAYDQIIHDVAVQKLPVRFALDRAGLVGEDGATHHGVFDISYMRCLPGFVLMAPKDENEFRHMLATMAAYGEGPIAVRYPRGSGLGVPLDPRPRPLPIGEAELLEPGGDIVLVAYGTMVDPARSAARKLAESGISAGVINARFAKPLDERLIVDWARRTGRIVTLEEGALPGGFGDAVLELLAKSGGPAMRVRCFGVPDRFFDHGTRDSLLRHAGLDAESIAREIERWLKEEPRPQPESFAPVGTNA
- the xseA gene encoding exodeoxyribonuclease VII large subunit, with the translated sequence MNPRGRVLPLPAPGRPDRVFTVSELTQGIKNLLEDRFGVVLVQGEVTGLRKHTSGHVYFSLKDELSEIRVVLFASQAAPARDALQDGIAVQVEGEVTVYPKQGNYQIRALRVEPVGYGALQARFEALKRKLQAEGLFAPERKRSLPRYPTRIGIVTSVSGAALQDMVRVIRTRAPYASITVVDTRVQGDGAAQEIAAALGRMNAWGLVDVIVVGRGGGSPQDLWAFNEEAVVRAIVASRIPVVSAVGHEVDFTLADLAADLRVATPSHAGQEILKDLEDIRRTLLDMSRHALNRILGQIGQARTHLRALEHHHALKRPERRIQEGLQSLDQYQDRFSRALSGWVISRRRRTEVLTERLRSHAPSRSFARARDRIEAIRRRALQTVTSRLSRQRERIQSQARLLDSFDHHRVLERGYALVWSEGQGILLKRGAGLRESDPIEVQFYDARAGARVTRVEPYAPGADEETP
- a CDS encoding divergent PAP2 family protein gives rise to the protein MTAANNPLVHALACGLLVQLSKVLTFLLREKKINVRRFVETGGMPSSHAASVSALSTCVGLLEGFDSVLFNVVVFFSLIVMYDAAGLRRAAGRQATLLNRILHEHIQLPGPPHDRLRELLGHTPLEVLVGAIIGVLFSMAIFRPPGGP
- a CDS encoding exodeoxyribonuclease VII small subunit; the protein is MKRKGAEPGVNPAAEGPSFEQMMERLEELVLRLERGDLSLEESIRAFEEGIRLVKQCTAVLGQAEQRIQRLTQEGAALAEAEPGLDEEERGADELPF
- a CDS encoding bifunctional 5,10-methylenetetrahydrofolate dehydrogenase/5,10-methenyltetrahydrofolate cyclohydrolase; amino-acid sequence: MTATLLWGKEAAAEIRAQAKERFDRIAARGVQPGLAIVTVGETPAGNPYVRSKSRAAQELGVRASVERLPGTTSEDALHAKLRGLSENRDIHGIILQLPLPSHLHEDLYLEDIAPIKDVDGLHPRNVGRWVHGLPAHRPATPLGVLELLRRHCGDLAGKRAVVIGRSRIVGRPLSVFLSERSPGLNATVTLCHSATRDLKSVAREGEILVVAIGRRRAITSEYVRPGAVVIDVGIHPIPTPDPGGPRFEGDVDMDSVRPVASAVTPVPGGVGPMTVAFLLRNLADAVEAQEGAG
- a CDS encoding cell division protein ZapA; translated protein: MATEPDTLSVTIFGSEYKIKGADPVYIGEVAAYVDAKMRELDRRLSSGSPAKIAILTSLNIADELFRERTEKDRLLTDLKGKARTLGSALDACLRED